In Tistrella bauzanensis, one genomic interval encodes:
- a CDS encoding pyridoxal phosphate-dependent aminotransferase, which translates to MNGQGLGLSDRVAGMASNQIADIANLGRDDPAVIKLWIGEGDLAAPDFIREAAEQALRDGHTRYTYSHGLPALRRALADYHARHWRDATGAPLSLSPDRFSVTAGGVQAMMQAFQSILEPGDEVIAPVPTWPNLAEIIRITGGRFVPVPFRVSAAGRFSLSLDDIVAAITPRTRAIAINSPSNPTGWLMPRAQMAALVDIARARGLWIMSDEVYGHFTDPDPETGLPRPAPSFLEVTTPTDRLLVTNTFSKNWCMTGWRAGWIIFPDGMGQVFENLSQYNTTGVATFIQHAAIAALNQGDDGIRALVRRTMVSRDVLLAALQAVPGLRIVRPQGGFYLFFGVHGMNDSFATAVRILREAGVGLAPGSAFGPGGGNFLRLCFAIDPALATEAARRLTAFFQAPAQT; encoded by the coding sequence ATGAACGGGCAGGGGCTTGGCCTTTCTGATCGGGTCGCCGGCATGGCGAGCAACCAGATCGCCGATATCGCCAATCTGGGGCGCGATGACCCGGCGGTGATCAAGCTGTGGATCGGCGAGGGCGACCTCGCGGCCCCCGATTTCATCCGCGAGGCCGCCGAGCAGGCGCTGCGCGACGGACATACCCGCTATACCTATTCCCATGGCCTGCCGGCCTTGCGCCGGGCGCTGGCCGATTATCACGCCCGGCACTGGCGCGATGCCACCGGTGCGCCGCTGAGCCTGTCGCCCGACCGGTTCAGCGTCACCGCTGGCGGCGTACAGGCGATGATGCAGGCCTTCCAGTCGATTCTGGAGCCGGGGGATGAGGTGATCGCCCCGGTGCCGACCTGGCCCAATCTGGCCGAGATCATCCGCATCACCGGCGGCCGCTTCGTGCCCGTGCCGTTCCGGGTGAGTGCCGCCGGCCGCTTCAGCCTGTCGCTGGACGATATCGTGGCGGCGATCACGCCCCGCACCCGCGCGATCGCGATCAATTCACCCTCGAACCCCACCGGCTGGCTGATGCCGCGCGCGCAGATGGCGGCCCTGGTCGACATCGCCCGGGCGCGCGGCCTTTGGATCATGTCGGACGAGGTCTATGGCCATTTCACCGATCCCGATCCGGAAACCGGCCTGCCCCGGCCCGCACCGTCATTCCTTGAGGTGACCACGCCCACCGACCGATTGCTGGTGACCAACACATTTTCCAAGAACTGGTGCATGACCGGCTGGCGGGCCGGTTGGATCATCTTTCCCGACGGCATGGGCCAGGTGTTCGAGAATCTGAGCCAGTACAACACCACAGGGGTTGCCACCTTCATTCAGCATGCGGCGATCGCGGCGCTGAACCAGGGCGATGACGGCATCCGCGCGCTGGTGCGGCGCACCATGGTCAGCCGCGACGTGCTGCTGGCGGCGCTGCAGGCGGTGCCGGGCCTGCGGATCGTGCGGCCGCAGGGCGGGTTCTATCTGTTCTTCGGCGTGCACGGCATGAATGACAGCTTCGCCACCGCCGTGCGCATCCTGCGCGAGGCGGGTGTGGGGCTGGCGCCGGGATCCGCTTTCGGCCCGGGGGGCGGAAATTTCCTCAGGCTGTGCTTTGCCATCGATCCGGCGCTGGCGACCGAGGCCGCGCGCCGGCTGACGGCGTTTTTCCAGGCGCCGGCCCAGACCTGA
- a CDS encoding HNH endonuclease has product MGLSANACPALVLNADYRPLSYFPLSLWSWQDSIKAVFLDRVDILSEYDAVVHSPRLEMRLPSVISLRCYVPVNRRPAFTRFNVFLRDRFRCQYCGRRFATEELTFDHVIPRARGGTTSWQNVVTACTACNTAKGARTPAQCGMTLRSVPKPPDLTELQEAGRHFPPGNLHSSWRDYLHYAGMGRVRSDEAAESGALAVHTTLRAIQSEAQGRAFPSDMTEGEYWGVQLQNDDD; this is encoded by the coding sequence GTGGGCCTATCCGCGAATGCCTGTCCGGCGTTGGTGCTTAACGCCGACTACCGACCGCTGAGTTATTTTCCGCTGTCGCTTTGGTCGTGGCAGGATTCGATCAAGGCCGTCTTCCTGGACCGCGTCGATATCCTGTCGGAATATGATGCCGTGGTGCACAGCCCGCGGCTTGAGATGCGGCTGCCGAGCGTGATTTCGCTGCGCTGCTATGTGCCGGTCAATCGCCGTCCGGCCTTCACCCGCTTCAACGTGTTCCTGCGCGATCGTTTCCGCTGCCAGTATTGCGGCCGGCGGTTCGCCACCGAGGAACTGACCTTCGACCATGTCATTCCGCGCGCCCGCGGTGGCACGACCAGCTGGCAGAACGTGGTGACCGCCTGCACGGCGTGCAACACCGCCAAGGGCGCCCGAACGCCGGCGCAATGCGGCATGACACTCAGATCCGTGCCCAAGCCGCCGGACCTGACCGAACTTCAGGAAGCCGGGCGCCATTTTCCGCCCGGCAATTTACATTCCAGCTGGCGCGATTACCTGCATTATGCCGGAATGGGACGCGTGCGCAGCGACGAGGCGGCGGAAAGCGGCGCGCTCGCCGTGCACACCACGCTGCGCGCCATCCAGAGCGAAGCCCAGGGCCGCGCCTTCCCGTCGGACATGACCGAGGGCGAGTATTGGGGTGTGCAGCTTCAGAACGATGACGACTGA
- a CDS encoding sensor histidine kinase: MYDADTYSALRNARVAMEAALSRRAAIATPPGAVVSALLMQDHVETAWLIGWTAMMTLVALFRIPVASRAMDAAARGAVTTSQHRLVAAGIALSSLGWGIGTAAGLAIDSPTARMIMSVVLVAITAMGIAYVMDRTLLAAFLVPLVIPPVVVMLTDDQPNSLALLAGFLLFLIVFSSFADRYHRWIGDMLRLNIENRRLLARQASDADHIRHLVAELTATNDRLQRSLIDSEAANDAKSRFLGQVSHELRTPLNAILGYAEIIRDRLFGADEATLLRYSEQAGYIHRSGLLLKALIDDLLDVARIESGRAPVRIAATDLWAAVDDAVTTIRPEADARRQTVTVNADRGLPLVAADPRALAQILNNLLTNAIKFTPDDGHVWISAHRIRGEDGQPAVALTICDDGIGIPAEAIDRVFHPFERGANAVRRNIEGTGLGLSISRGLAEAMGGRLAIEPGRQQGAAVTVTLHIHDKSSMSDDAVMAGR, encoded by the coding sequence ATGTACGATGCCGACACATATAGCGCCCTGCGGAATGCGCGCGTCGCGATGGAGGCGGCCCTGTCGCGTCGGGCGGCGATCGCCACACCACCGGGTGCGGTGGTCTCGGCATTGCTGATGCAGGACCATGTCGAGACGGCGTGGCTGATCGGCTGGACGGCGATGATGACCCTGGTGGCGCTGTTCCGCATTCCAGTGGCGAGCCGGGCGATGGACGCCGCCGCCCGGGGCGCGGTGACGACGTCGCAGCATCGTCTGGTGGCCGCCGGCATCGCCCTGTCGTCGCTGGGCTGGGGCATCGGCACGGCGGCGGGGCTGGCCATCGACAGCCCGACCGCCCGGATGATCATGTCGGTGGTGCTGGTCGCGATCACGGCGATGGGCATCGCCTATGTGATGGACCGGACATTGCTGGCGGCCTTCCTGGTGCCGCTGGTCATTCCCCCGGTCGTCGTCATGCTGACCGACGACCAGCCCAACAGCCTGGCTCTGCTGGCCGGTTTCCTGCTGTTCCTGATCGTGTTCAGCAGTTTTGCCGACCGGTATCACCGCTGGATCGGCGATATGCTGCGGCTGAACATCGAAAACCGCCGCCTGCTGGCGCGGCAGGCGAGCGATGCCGACCATATCCGGCATCTGGTGGCCGAGCTCACCGCCACCAACGATCGCCTGCAACGCTCGCTGATCGACAGCGAGGCGGCGAACGACGCCAAGAGCCGGTTTCTGGGTCAGGTCAGCCATGAACTGCGCACGCCCTTGAACGCCATACTGGGCTATGCGGAAATCATCCGCGACCGGCTGTTCGGCGCCGATGAGGCGACCTTGCTGCGCTATAGCGAACAGGCCGGCTATATCCACCGCTCGGGCCTTCTGCTGAAGGCGCTGATCGACGACCTGCTGGATGTGGCGCGGATCGAAAGCGGCCGCGCGCCCGTGCGCATCGCCGCCACCGATCTGTGGGCGGCGGTGGATGATGCCGTGACCACCATCCGCCCCGAGGCCGATGCCCGCCGCCAGACCGTGACCGTGAATGCCGATCGCGGCCTGCCCCTGGTTGCGGCCGATCCGCGGGCGCTGGCCCAGATTCTGAACAACCTGCTGACCAACGCCATCAAGTTCACGCCCGATGACGGCCATGTCTGGATCAGCGCCCACCGGATCCGCGGCGAAGACGGGCAGCCGGCGGTGGCGCTGACGATCTGCGATGACGGCATCGGGATTCCGGCCGAGGCCATAGACCGGGTGTTTCATCCCTTCGAGCGCGGCGCCAATGCCGTGCGCCGGAACATCGAGGGCACCGGGCTGGGCCTGAGCATCAGCCGTGGTCTGGCCGAGGCGATGGGCGGGCGGCTGGCGATCGAACCCGGCCGGCAGCAGGGGGCTGCCGTGACTGTGACGCTTCATATACATGATAAATCATCGATGTCCGATGACGCAGTCATGGCCGGCCGGTGA